The Candidatus Bathyarchaeota archaeon region GCGCAATATTCCAAGGCAAATTCCGAACAGACAGCTTTGAACGGCTCCTACAGCGATACCTTGAAGCTTATGTTGTTTGTCCAGTGTGCAAACGCCCCGATACAAAAATCGCAAAAGAAAAACGATTGTCCTTCTTAGTCTGTAACGCTTGTGGAGCAAGATCGTCAATTAAACAGCTTTGAGCGGTAAAGAGATGGACGTTTACCTCAACCTGCAAAAAGTCGGTCAAAACGTGGTGCTTGCCGTTTGCGACTGCGATTTGTTGGGCAAAACGTTAAAGGAAGGCAAGATTGTTTTCCGAGTTAAAGAAAACTTTTACAAAGGCCGCAAAGCCACGCTAGAGGAAGCGGTAGGATTGATTAACAATTCAACTATCGTTAATTTAGTTGGCCAGAACTGTGTCGGGGAAGCCATCGCGAAGGGTTATGTTCACCCTGAAGCTGTACTGAAAATCGAAGGCGTGCCCCAC contains the following coding sequences:
- a CDS encoding DUF424 family protein codes for the protein MDVYLNLQKVGQNVVLAVCDCDLLGKTLKEGKIVFRVKENFYKGRKATLEEAVGLINNSTIVNLVGQNCVGEAIAKGYVHPEAVLKIEGVPHAQIVKL